One window of Mediterraneibacter butyricigenes genomic DNA carries:
- a CDS encoding sensor histidine kinase, whose translation MNMRKLSINKACVLLGTLLLLAVGAVCTAVHLLTQNITAVRCVFLFSLFVLLCVICFVALIRRKLVRFSDAFCGQMDDMLSENMQPKQTVEEENLFYKINYRLGRLYEVMQENKNSIAKERADLQELISDISHQVKTPIANLKMINNTLLENEVPPQKQKEFLTAQASQLDKLDFLMQAMIKTSRLETGVISLEQKQQPVYDTLAAALGGILLNAEKKQIDVQVECPEHLDARHDRKWTSEALFNILDNAVKYTPAGGQIHVSVEGWEMYVKIDIADTGIGISEQHQGTIFKRFYREDAVHDVDGIGIGLYLAREIVTLQGGYIWVVSEVGKGSTFSVFLLRK comes from the coding sequence ATGAATATGCGAAAACTCTCCATCAACAAAGCCTGCGTCCTTTTGGGAACGCTTTTGCTGCTGGCGGTTGGTGCAGTCTGCACCGCTGTTCATCTGCTGACCCAGAATATAACCGCTGTCCGGTGTGTGTTCCTGTTCAGTCTTTTTGTGCTGCTCTGCGTCATCTGCTTTGTGGCGCTGATTCGTCGGAAGCTGGTCCGGTTCTCCGATGCCTTTTGTGGTCAGATGGATGATATGCTCTCCGAAAATATGCAGCCCAAGCAGACGGTTGAAGAAGAAAACCTGTTCTATAAAATCAACTACCGGCTGGGGCGACTGTACGAGGTCATGCAGGAAAATAAAAACAGCATCGCAAAGGAACGGGCTGACCTGCAAGAGCTGATTTCTGACATCTCCCATCAGGTCAAGACCCCGATTGCCAACTTGAAGATGATCAACAACACGCTGCTTGAAAACGAGGTTCCCCCGCAGAAGCAAAAGGAATTTCTGACAGCCCAGGCCAGCCAGCTTGATAAGCTGGACTTCCTCATGCAAGCCATGATTAAAACCTCCCGCCTGGAAACAGGAGTCATTTCACTGGAGCAAAAACAGCAGCCGGTTTATGATACCCTTGCTGCTGCCCTGGGCGGGATTTTGCTCAATGCCGAAAAGAAACAAATAGATGTGCAGGTGGAATGCCCGGAGCATTTGGATGCACGCCATGATAGAAAATGGACAAGCGAAGCCCTGTTTAACATTCTGGATAACGCAGTGAAGTACACCCCGGCAGGCGGGCAGATCCATGTGTCGGTGGAAGGCTGGGAAATGTATGTGAAGATCGACATTGCCGACACCGGCATTGGCATTTCAGAGCAGCACCAGGGAACGATTTTCAAGCGGTTTTACCGGGAAGATGCGGTGCATGATGTGGACGGTATTGGGATTGGCCTGTATCTGGCTCGTGAGATTGTGACCTTGCAGGGCGGTTATATCTGGGTGGTATCGGAAGTTGGGAAAGGCTCAACCTTTTCTGTTTTCCTGCTCCGAAAGTAG
- a CDS encoding RNA polymerase sigma factor, with product MKKINLRELYPDVYTTDFFVDVTEKVMETIRAAERAEAAYERKMYRYKAQYSLDCENGIENAVLLKPQTPEMLLEEKQLREQLYAAVMALPEKQAKRIYARYYLGMRVSEIAAAEGVAPSRVRDSIRRGLKQLAKYF from the coding sequence ATGAAGAAAATTAACCTTCGGGAACTTTATCCTGATGTTTATACAACAGACTTTTTTGTAGATGTGACAGAGAAAGTAATGGAGACTATTCGAGCAGCTGAACGTGCGGAGGCTGCGTATGAGCGAAAGATGTATCGTTATAAAGCACAGTATTCTCTGGATTGCGAGAATGGCATTGAAAATGCGGTGCTGTTGAAGCCGCAAACACCGGAGATGCTTCTGGAGGAAAAGCAGCTGCGGGAGCAGCTCTATGCCGCTGTGATGGCTCTGCCAGAGAAGCAGGCCAAGAGGATCTATGCCCGGTATTACCTGGGTATGCGTGTGAGTGAGATCGCCGCAGCGGAGGGTGTAGCCCCAAGCCGTGTCCGTGACAGCATCCGGCGCGGTCTGAAGCAGCTGGCAAAGTATTTTTAG
- a CDS encoding ABC transporter permease encodes MNDILFGNNNSEVITKLSKRYFKKNKVRNLAALLAIILTAFLFTSITSLAFNMASSIQLSLQMQKGSKADGTLGYMTEEQYEQLVNSDFVEQAGHRRIIGYASNTSSHSIEINYADSVQQELTFCVPTHGAAPEKANEIATTDLALKALGVEPKIGAAVPLEFELRGKTYHYDMVLSGWWEASNDSVSVATVSEQFIKENPDVVQNTYAVDHEMSGVTFSDVVLKNKENVQQQLNEFVYSIGGNPEDMGADNFILASENQMSQGLTSSESIVFAVVFILMFVVCGYLLIYNIFDISVMQDVRQYGLLRTIGTSTRQIKGIVNRQAVWLTLIGLPIGLIAGFFAGWVLLPIVTEIINLEYSMVGTSVSTSPLIFVIAALFTILTVFISTRKPAKKAAKISPLEAIRYTEQNAYKKRSAKRTNGVKLSRMAFSNLGRNRRRSAFIIISLLLCIVLFNSIIIVTQSLDEEKWVNRVTRTDFNVYNSAAFNVMESVQHHKDTLSQQAVDLIAGQPGVEDERYLYRNTKDDRNVLVDYGFEDLSGIELFHEEEGVVNQSYQGYSLYTSSDTERRYFGNVMGASENFWADMRIFEGEKDAETLTQKMATGEYVIIGCPMDKLTEEPRNTPLTDQLQVGESISFYKDGELVKTSTILAKAILVGTETETPTGTTAQAHIAADAPFVYLPDTVFKEIYDAPTLLTYGFNVDEALQPQMEEFLSSYVSENTSVAYTSTKLLKEQLDSVRSMILVIGGLIGCIMAFAGLINFANMIITNIITRRHEFATMQSIGMTGKQLRRLTVYEGIYYAVGADIIGGAVAAILAVTVLKSALNGPSMWFFTLNITLVPVLVIGVLYLLLAAVIPLIVLHFFNKGTVVERLRTSE; translated from the coding sequence ATGAATGACATTTTATTTGGCAACAATAATTCCGAAGTAATTACCAAGCTATCCAAACGCTATTTCAAAAAGAATAAGGTACGCAATCTGGCTGCACTGCTGGCAATTATCCTGACTGCTTTCCTATTTACCTCTATCACTTCCCTGGCGTTCAATATGGCGTCCTCCATCCAGCTCTCTCTGCAAATGCAGAAAGGCAGCAAGGCGGATGGCACTTTAGGATATATGACGGAGGAACAGTACGAGCAGCTTGTAAACAGCGATTTTGTGGAGCAGGCAGGTCACCGGCGCATCATTGGCTATGCAAGCAATACTTCCAGCCATTCCATTGAGATTAATTATGCGGACAGTGTGCAGCAGGAGCTGACCTTCTGTGTGCCTACTCACGGAGCTGCACCGGAGAAAGCGAATGAGATCGCCACCACGGATTTGGCGCTGAAGGCGCTGGGTGTAGAACCAAAGATTGGCGCAGCGGTTCCGCTGGAATTTGAACTGCGGGGGAAAACTTATCATTATGATATGGTGCTTTCCGGCTGGTGGGAAGCAAGCAATGACTCTGTGAGCGTTGCGACTGTTTCAGAGCAGTTTATAAAGGAAAACCCCGATGTGGTCCAGAACACTTATGCGGTAGACCATGAAATGTCCGGCGTTACTTTTTCCGATGTCGTGCTGAAGAATAAAGAAAATGTTCAGCAGCAGTTGAATGAGTTCGTTTACTCCATTGGCGGCAATCCAGAGGATATGGGCGCAGACAATTTCATTCTCGCCTCTGAAAATCAAATGTCCCAGGGATTGACTTCATCAGAGTCCATCGTGTTTGCTGTTGTATTTATCCTGATGTTTGTCGTGTGCGGATACCTACTGATCTACAATATCTTTGATATTTCTGTGATGCAGGATGTTCGTCAATACGGCCTGCTGCGGACGATTGGCACTTCCACACGGCAGATCAAGGGCATTGTGAACCGTCAGGCGGTCTGGCTCACGCTGATCGGACTGCCTATTGGTCTGATCGCCGGTTTCTTTGCCGGTTGGGTGCTGCTTCCTATCGTGACAGAGATCATTAACCTTGAATACTCTATGGTGGGTACATCCGTATCGACCTCGCCGCTAATTTTTGTTATCGCCGCTCTCTTTACAATCCTGACCGTGTTTATCAGCACCAGGAAGCCTGCAAAAAAGGCGGCAAAGATTTCTCCTCTGGAGGCGATTCGCTACACCGAGCAGAACGCCTATAAAAAGAGAAGTGCCAAGCGAACCAATGGGGTAAAGCTGTCCCGTATGGCCTTTTCCAACCTGGGCCGCAATCGTCGGCGTTCAGCGTTCATCATTATTTCCCTGCTTCTGTGCATCGTCCTGTTTAACTCTATCATCATTGTGACGCAAAGCCTTGATGAAGAAAAGTGGGTAAACCGTGTCACCAGAACAGATTTTAATGTCTATAACTCAGCCGCATTTAATGTAATGGAAAGCGTTCAGCACCATAAAGATACGCTCTCACAACAGGCGGTGGATCTGATTGCCGGACAGCCCGGAGTTGAGGATGAACGCTATCTCTACCGAAATACAAAAGACGATAGAAATGTATTGGTTGACTATGGGTTTGAAGATTTAAGCGGCATAGAGCTGTTTCATGAGGAAGAAGGCGTCGTAAATCAAAGCTATCAGGGATATAGCCTGTACACAAGTTCTGATACCGAAAGGCGCTATTTTGGCAATGTGATGGGGGCCTCCGAAAATTTCTGGGCTGATATGCGTATTTTTGAAGGCGAAAAAGATGCCGAAACCTTAACGCAGAAAATGGCTACCGGAGAATATGTCATTATTGGCTGCCCCATGGACAAACTGACAGAGGAACCAAGGAACACTCCGCTGACCGATCAGTTACAGGTTGGAGAGAGCATTTCCTTCTACAAGGATGGGGAACTGGTCAAAACCAGCACTATCCTTGCAAAAGCGATCCTCGTGGGAACGGAAACCGAAACGCCGACAGGCACCACCGCCCAGGCGCACATCGCCGCTGATGCTCCTTTTGTGTATCTGCCGGACACTGTATTTAAGGAAATCTATGACGCTCCCACGCTGCTGACTTATGGATTCAATGTGGATGAAGCCTTGCAGCCGCAGATGGAAGAATTTTTGAGCAGCTATGTGAGTGAAAATACTTCGGTTGCCTATACTTCCACCAAGCTGTTGAAAGAGCAGCTTGATTCGGTCCGCAGCATGATCCTGGTTATCGGCGGTCTGATTGGTTGCATCATGGCCTTTGCAGGACTGATTAACTTTGCCAACATGATTATTACCAACATCATCACCCGCCGCCATGAGTTTGCTACCATGCAGAGCATCGGTATGACCGGCAAGCAGCTTCGCCGCTTGACGGTCTATGAGGGCATCTACTATGCCGTAGGTGCGGACATTATCGGCGGAGCAGTCGCAGCGATCCTGGCAGTCACAGTGCTAAAGAGCGCATTGAATGGCCCTTCCATGTGGTTCTTTACTCTGAATATTACATTGGTTCCGGTTCTGGTCATTGGTGTGCTTTATCTGCTGCTGGCTGCGGTTATTCCGCTGATCGTTCTCCACTTCTTTAACAAGGGAACTGTGGTGGAGCGGCTGAGGACTTCGGAGTAA
- a CDS encoding response regulator transcription factor, which translates to MRILVVEDDRLLNNTLCYNLYTAGYVVDSVLTKSAASNFLTKQDYDLIVLDVNLPDGNGFDFCREVKERRPDTAVIFLTANDMESDMLKGYELGAEDYVTKPFPMSVFQKKLSVVLGRLAKQSGGGDCYEDSALSINFSEMTASLSGKALVFTPLEYRLLKILTKNPQNVLTRQVLLEKLWDADGNFVDEHALTAAISRVRNKIETDGRQYIKTVYGMGYMWIGGASK; encoded by the coding sequence TTGCGAATTTTAGTAGTCGAGGATGACCGGCTTTTGAATAATACTTTGTGCTATAACCTGTATACTGCGGGCTATGTCGTGGACTCTGTATTGACAAAATCAGCAGCTAGCAACTTTCTGACTAAGCAGGATTATGACCTGATCGTGCTGGATGTAAACCTGCCAGATGGGAATGGCTTTGATTTCTGCCGGGAGGTAAAAGAGCGCCGGCCGGATACGGCGGTGATCTTCCTGACCGCAAATGATATGGAGAGCGATATGCTCAAAGGATATGAGTTGGGCGCAGAGGACTATGTGACCAAGCCATTTCCTATGAGCGTCTTTCAAAAAAAGCTGTCCGTGGTGCTGGGGCGGCTGGCAAAACAATCTGGCGGCGGGGATTGTTATGAGGATAGCGCACTATCCATCAATTTCTCGGAGATGACTGCTTCTCTGTCCGGTAAGGCGCTGGTGTTCACTCCGTTGGAATACCGGCTGTTGAAAATCCTGACCAAAAATCCGCAGAATGTTTTGACCAGGCAGGTGCTGCTTGAAAAGCTGTGGGATGCCGATGGGAACTTTGTGGATGAACACGCCCTGACTGCGGCCATCAGCCGGGTGCGGAATAAAATTGAAACGGATGGACGCCAGTACATCAAGACGGTGTACGGTATGGGCTATATGTGGATCGGAGGGGCATCGAAATGA
- a CDS encoding ABC transporter ATP-binding protein produces the protein MSVLQTIDLKKYYGTKPNITRALDGVNFSVNDGEFVAVVGTSGSGKSTLLHMMGGLDTPTSGNVIVRDKELSKMNDEQLTIFRRRNIGFIFQNYNLVPILNVYENIVLPVELDGDTVDQKFLDEIVHLLGLEDKLKNMPNNLSGGQQQRVAIARALITKPAIVLADEPTGNLDSKTSAEVLGLIKRTSAEFRQTVVMITHNNDIARLADRIVRIEDGKIVE, from the coding sequence ATGAGCGTTTTGCAGACGATTGATCTGAAAAAGTATTACGGCACAAAGCCGAATATCACCCGCGCCCTTGACGGCGTGAACTTCTCTGTAAATGACGGCGAATTTGTGGCCGTTGTGGGAACCTCCGGCAGCGGCAAGTCCACCCTGCTTCACATGATGGGCGGGCTGGACACCCCTACTTCCGGCAATGTGATTGTCCGGGACAAAGAACTGTCGAAAATGAACGACGAACAGCTTACCATCTTCCGCCGCCGCAACATCGGCTTTATCTTCCAGAACTATAACCTTGTTCCTATCCTGAATGTGTATGAGAACATCGTCCTGCCGGTGGAGCTGGACGGGGACACGGTGGATCAGAAGTTTTTGGACGAGATTGTTCACCTGCTGGGGCTGGAAGATAAACTGAAAAATATGCCGAATAATCTTTCCGGCGGCCAGCAGCAGCGTGTGGCGATTGCCCGCGCCTTGATTACCAAACCGGCTATTGTGCTGGCCGACGAGCCGACCGGCAACCTTGACAGTAAGACCAGCGCCGAGGTGCTGGGGCTTATCAAGCGTACCAGTGCGGAGTTCCGGCAAACTGTCGTGATGATTACCCACAACAACGATATTGCCCGCCTTGCAGATCGGATTGTCCGCATTGAGGACGGAAAGATTGTGGAATAA
- a CDS encoding ABC transporter ATP-binding protein — MSILQTTELKKYYGAKPNITRALDGVTLSIEKGEFVAIVGTSGSGKSTLLNMIGGLDVPTSGKVIVDGRELSTLKDEQLTIFRRRKIGFIFQNYNLVPVLNVYENIVLPVELDGNKVDKKFMKEVVQMLGLEDKLNNMPNNLSGGQQQRVAIARALVSKPAIVLADEPTGNLDSKTSADVLGLLKTTSQKFHQTLVMITHNSEIAQLADRIIRIEDGKIVQ; from the coding sequence ATGAGCATTTTGCAAACGACTGAACTAAAAAAATATTATGGCGCAAAACCGAACATTACCAGAGCCTTGGATGGTGTGACCCTCTCCATTGAAAAGGGCGAATTTGTTGCCATCGTAGGAACCTCCGGCAGCGGTAAATCTACACTGCTGAATATGATTGGTGGGTTGGATGTGCCGACCTCTGGCAAGGTTATTGTGGATGGACGTGAACTCTCAACATTGAAAGATGAGCAGCTTACCATCTTCCGTAGGAGAAAGATTGGCTTCATCTTCCAGAATTACAATCTGGTTCCGGTGCTGAATGTCTACGAAAATATCGTGCTGCCTGTGGAGCTGGACGGAAACAAGGTAGACAAGAAGTTTATGAAAGAAGTCGTTCAGATGCTGGGGCTGGAGGATAAGCTGAACAATATGCCCAATAACCTTTCCGGCGGCCAGCAGCAGCGCGTAGCCATTGCCCGCGCTTTGGTGTCAAAGCCTGCAATCGTCCTGGCTGATGAACCGACTGGCAATCTGGACAGCAAGACCAGCGCCGATGTGCTGGGGCTTCTGAAAACCACAAGCCAGAAATTCCATCAGACCCTCGTGATGATTACCCATAACAGTGAGATCGCCCAGCTTGCCGACCGCATCATTCGGATCGAGGATGGTAAGATCGTGCAGTAA
- a CDS encoding DNA-binding protein, with protein sequence MDYMTLKEASEKWGVTPRQINYLCAGGRIPGAVKMATIWLIPKDAEKPADRRFKNTKK encoded by the coding sequence ATGGATTATATGACGCTGAAAGAAGCAAGTGAAAAATGGGGTGTTACCCCAAGGCAGATCAATTATCTGTGTGCCGGTGGGCGTATCCCCGGTGCTGTGAAGATGGCTACCATTTGGCTGATTCCCAAGGATGCGGAGAAACCGGCAGACCGTCGTTTCAAAAATACAAAAAAATAA
- a CDS encoding ABC transporter permease, with product MTWPFENDTSAITKKLAKKSLQSEKRRNLMVVIAVALAAFLICFTGIVSTSLTQMQRNQVVDTYEAVWMGVEENDIETLKGVPEFERVGGYYMLGEELSEQGYHASYVYCDAQMMEIAKAQMNLLEGRVPEKANEVVVSEYFLSTYGNNAKIGDTVTLDTESFHGDYVVTGIMDSVNEKEANTCAIILSNAALTEWKGFDPAGYRAYAHFKNSVKLDEELMTSYCREIAEEYQLSMPKMNSKYFAYASKSFDFALMAGVIAVVLIGGYIVIQSIFRISINDKIQSYGQLRTIGATPKQIKRIVKREGRKLGSIGIVIGTVLGICGGFLLFSKGFNAVSYVATVILTLISSWIMVSVSIRKPVKIAAGISPIEAVRFTPAQKNIRSRKKNIKLNPVSMGIANFKRDRKKTVAIVASLSLGGIILLVVSSIVLLRSPEALARQFFPDGDYKIYLHSEVASEKVMAAGNPLNEELKQKILSIDGVTDIIPSRQSLHATYKTEIHQAGGMCDMLTDQNYAAVEAALTEGTMPTDSRSIVIDYNVLKQNEDMGVGSTVEISLGEEQPSVSVTISGLYAPAKVYSGHGRMHLDGATLFAPEALFHELHPEITSFDYSWSIVNDAKKTDYVGAELKNIVASHSNIALDEINTVIEYEEMTNSFAFGSMEILSWLVFLFGVINLINTTLSNQIARKQENSILRSIGLTQKQLCKMNICEGLCYALFATLATLIVGLPASIFACRKMSIGAFAGNVVPYKFPVLEMGLFILVLFGMELILSVWTIRRQKKQSLIEQMRAME from the coding sequence ATGACATGGCCTTTTGAAAATGATACCAGCGCTATTACAAAGAAGCTGGCAAAGAAAAGTTTGCAAAGCGAGAAGCGCCGGAATCTGATGGTGGTGATCGCTGTTGCGCTGGCGGCGTTTCTGATCTGCTTTACGGGAATTGTGTCTACTTCCCTGACACAAATGCAGCGCAATCAGGTTGTCGATACTTATGAGGCGGTTTGGATGGGCGTAGAGGAAAACGACATTGAAACCCTGAAAGGAGTGCCGGAGTTTGAGCGCGTGGGCGGCTACTATATGCTGGGTGAGGAACTTTCGGAACAGGGCTATCATGCGTCCTATGTGTATTGCGACGCGCAAATGATGGAGATTGCCAAGGCGCAAATGAATCTGTTAGAGGGCCGGGTTCCTGAAAAAGCAAATGAAGTTGTCGTAAGCGAATACTTTCTTTCCACCTATGGAAACAATGCCAAGATTGGGGACACTGTGACCTTAGACACCGAGAGCTTTCATGGTGATTATGTCGTTACCGGCATTATGGACAGCGTAAATGAAAAAGAAGCGAATACCTGCGCTATCATTCTTTCCAACGCTGCCCTGACAGAATGGAAAGGATTTGACCCGGCTGGCTATCGCGCCTATGCTCATTTCAAAAACAGCGTCAAGTTGGACGAAGAACTGATGACCTCTTATTGCAGGGAGATTGCAGAGGAATATCAGCTTTCCATGCCAAAAATGAACAGCAAGTATTTTGCTTATGCCTCTAAATCCTTTGATTTTGCACTAATGGCTGGCGTGATTGCCGTTGTTCTGATCGGCGGCTATATTGTGATCCAGAGTATCTTCCGTATCTCCATCAATGACAAAATCCAGAGCTACGGGCAGCTTCGGACGATTGGTGCAACGCCAAAGCAAATCAAGCGGATTGTAAAGCGGGAGGGACGCAAACTCGGCAGTATCGGGATTGTGATTGGTACAGTGTTGGGCATATGTGGCGGTTTTCTCCTGTTTTCTAAGGGCTTTAACGCTGTTTCCTATGTGGCAACGGTTATTTTGACACTCATAAGCAGTTGGATCATGGTATCTGTTTCCATCCGTAAGCCGGTAAAAATTGCGGCAGGGATTTCCCCGATTGAAGCCGTCCGTTTTACCCCAGCGCAAAAGAATATCCGCAGCCGGAAAAAGAATATCAAGCTCAATCCTGTTTCAATGGGAATTGCGAATTTTAAGCGTGACCGAAAAAAGACCGTTGCTATTGTAGCCTCATTGAGTTTGGGCGGAATTATTCTGCTTGTGGTATCCTCCATTGTTTTGCTGCGTTCTCCAGAGGCGCTTGCAAGACAGTTTTTCCCGGACGGCGACTATAAAATTTATTTGCATTCCGAAGTGGCAAGCGAAAAAGTTATGGCAGCGGGAAATCCATTGAATGAGGAATTAAAGCAGAAAATCTTATCTATTGATGGCGTTACAGATATAATTCCAAGCAGGCAATCTCTCCATGCAACTTATAAAACAGAGATTCATCAAGCTGGTGGTATGTGCGATATGCTGACCGACCAGAATTATGCGGCAGTTGAAGCGGCTCTGACAGAGGGAACCATGCCAACAGATTCCCGTAGTATTGTAATTGACTATAATGTGCTAAAGCAGAATGAGGATATGGGTGTTGGTTCAACGGTTGAGATTTCTTTGGGAGAAGAACAGCCATCCGTTTCTGTTACCATATCGGGGTTATACGCTCCTGCAAAGGTATATTCAGGACATGGCAGGATGCACTTAGATGGGGCAACTCTTTTTGCACCAGAAGCGTTGTTCCACGAACTGCACCCGGAAATCACCTCTTTTGACTATTCATGGAGCATTGTAAATGACGCTAAAAAAACGGACTATGTGGGAGCTGAATTGAAAAATATTGTTGCCAGCCATAGTAATATTGCCTTAGATGAAATCAATACAGTGATTGAATATGAAGAAATGACAAATTCTTTTGCGTTTGGCAGTATGGAGATACTTTCATGGTTGGTATTTCTCTTTGGCGTTATCAACCTTATCAATACGACACTCTCTAACCAGATAGCCCGAAAGCAGGAAAACAGTATTCTGCGTTCTATCGGCCTAACACAAAAACAGCTATGTAAAATGAACATCTGTGAGGGGCTGTGCTATGCGCTCTTTGCAACATTGGCGACGCTGATCGTTGGGCTTCCGGCTTCCATCTTTGCTTGCAGAAAAATGAGTATAGGAGCTTTTGCCGGAAATGTAGTGCCTTACAAATTCCCGGTTTTGGAAATGGGACTGTTCATTCTGGTATTGTTCGGAATGGAACTGATCTTGTCTGTATGGACAATCCGCAGACAGAAAAAGCAATCCCTGATTGAACAAATGCGGGCGATGGAATAA
- a CDS encoding sigma-70 family RNA polymerase sigma factor — protein MKKVNLRELYPDVYKTDHFVEVTEDVLETIRSAERAEAAYDRRMYRYKAHYSLDCDNGIENAILLKPQAPEMLLEEKQFQEQVYAAVMKLPEKQAKRIYARYYLGMTVNEIAEVEGVDPSRVRDSIRRGLKQLVKYF, from the coding sequence ATGAAGAAAGTCAATCTCCGGGAATTGTATCCCGATGTTTATAAAACCGATCACTTTGTAGAAGTAACAGAAGATGTGCTGGAGACGATTCGTTCTGCTGAGCGTGCAGAAGCTGCTTATGACCGGAGGATGTATCGCTATAAGGCGCACTACTCTTTGGACTGCGACAACGGCATTGAAAATGCGATCCTGCTGAAGCCCCAGGCGCCGGAGATGCTTCTGGAGGAAAAACAGTTTCAGGAGCAGGTTTATGCCGCTGTGATGAAGCTGCCGGAGAAACAGGCAAAGCGAATTTATGCCCGATACTATCTGGGAATGACGGTAAATGAAATTGCCGAAGTAGAAGGTGTAGACCCAAGCCGTGTCCGAGACAGTATCCGCCGTGGATTAAAGCAGCTTGTAAAATATTTTTGA